Genomic segment of Syntrophales bacterium:
TGAGGCTTCAATAGGTTATACAGTAAGACAATCCCCGTTATATGAAATGGTTAAACAAACAAAAAATCCGTCGTTCCAACTCAAAGAATTTATATCCATATCACTCGTTATAATACTGCTGTTCCTGTTTGCCCCCAATTCTTTCGCAAATGAAATTTTTCCAAAACCTGTGGGCGCCATTAACGACTTCGCCGGGGTTATCCAGGCTCAATATAAACAGCCCATGAACAGCTTAGCCCTTGAAGTACTTGAAAAAACGGGGACATCGGTAGTTGTTGCCACCTTTAAGAGTATCGGGGACAATGACCCTGCCGACTTTGCAAGCCGCCTATATCAAACCTGGGGCATTGGGAAAAAGGGGGAAGACAAGGGAATTCTTATACTTCTTGCTGTTAAGGAAAGAAGAGTCAGGATAGAAACCGGCTACGGGGTTGAAGGAATTCTTCCTGACGGTTTGGTGGGTGAGATCTTAGACAAATATGTGGTACCATTTCTCAAAACGGACGATTACGGCAAGGGTCTGTCAAACGCCATGATAGCGGTATCCACAATCGTGGCCAGGGATGCAAATATATCTTTAACGGGAAAAACACCGGTCTATAAACCGAATCCTCGCAGGACAAGCAGAGGGGGAAATCTTTTCACCCTGATTCTGTTCTTCATTATCATGACAATGCTTTTGGGCACAAGACGTGGAAGGGCGATGCTGCCTTTTCTCATGCTTATGCTATTAATGGGCGGCGGCGGCAGAGGTGCAGGTGGTTTTGGCAGCTTTGGCGGTGGTTTTGGAGGCTTTGGCGGCGGGATGAGCGGGGGCGGTGGTGCCGGCCGGGGATTTTAAAGGCAAGAGTTTAGTTTTCAGCAATAACAAGTTTTTGATGGTCTCGTAAAAAGTTTTTTTGTCACCCTGAATCATGTCCTGAACTTGTTTCAGGATCATTCAGGGTCTCTAACTTACTGAAATGATTAGATGCTGAAACAAGCGAGATCCTGAAACAAGTTCAGGATGACAACAGGTGCAGTTTATGACTTTTTACGAATGCATCAAAATTTAGATGCTTCGCTAATTGCTGACTGTTAAGGAGAGACAAAAAATGGCTAAAAAACCAGAAGATGCATTTGTAGAGATAACCAATGATTTCAGAAAGGCTTTCGGAGATGATCTCGTTTCTATCATCCTTTACGGAAGCGGCGCCGGAGATAACTACCTTCCTGGAAAATCTGATCTCAATTTTCTCATCGTGCTTTCCGAACAAGGAATAGATAATTTAGACCTGGCAATCAATGTGGTTTCCAAGTGGAAAAAGAAGAATGTAGCCATTCCACTTTTCATGACAAACTCCTATATCAACTCTTCCATCGACTCATACCCCATTGAATTTCTCAACATGCAGAAAAATTACATAACAGTCTTCGGGGAAGATGTATTAAAAGAATTATCCTTCAATCCCGGTTTTCTCAGGTTACAGTGTGAAAAAGAATTGAAGGGAAAGATACTCCTTTTAAGGGAAGGTTTTCTGGAAACCGAAGGGAAGGATAAAAGGATTCGTAATCTGATAAAGATATCGCTCACCGCTTTTATCTCCATCTTCAAAGCTCTTCTATACCTTGTAGAAGTAGAAATACCCGGGGACAGACGCGAGGTTATCAAATCCGTTGCGGAAAAGTTTGGAATAAACGCCGATGTTTTCCTGAAATGTGCAGATATAAAGGAGGACAAGGAAAGTTTTTCATCATCTGAAATAAAGGAAATCTTCAAAGCATATCTCATGGAGGTGAGAAAACTATCGGGAATAGTTGATAAATTCGAAGTTTAATCTTGCTATCAAAATCATTCAATTGTGTCGGCTGTCAGCTATCGGCACTATACAATGCGCGGGGGCATGGCTGTCCGTTTCATGCCCGACAAGTGCTTGTTTTTGCTGAAAGTCATTCGTTGACAGGTGACCCTTTTCTCAACTTTAAGGAGGTAGAAAATGACCAGCGCTAAAAGAAACCTGTTGATTGTACTTACAATAATTGCAGTATTTGTTTTTTCTTTTTACTCTTTTTTCAGAGGTACTTACAATTCTTTCGTTTCTCTGGATGAGTCCGTGAAGGGATCATGGGCACAGGTAGAAAACCAGCTCCAGAGGCGATACGACCTGATTCCCAATCTCGTGGAAACCGTTAAAGGTTATGCAAAACATGAAAGATCTGTTTTTATTGATGTAACAAATGCGAGGTCAAAAGTAGGCGGTGCCGGAAAAATCTCTGAAAAGATTAAGGCAAACAATGAGTTAACGACCGCCCTGAGCAGATTGCTGCTCGTCGTGGAAAGGTATCCGGACCTCAAGGCAAACCAAAATTTCATGAGGCTTCAAGACGAACTGGCGGGGACAGAAAACAGGATAGCCGTCGAGAGAAGGCGTTACAATGAAGCAGTAAAGACATTCAACATCAAAATCAGAAGTTTT
This window contains:
- a CDS encoding LemA family protein, coding for MTSAKRNLLIVLTIIAVFVFSFYSFFRGTYNSFVSLDESVKGSWAQVENQLQRRYDLIPNLVETVKGYAKHERSVFIDVTNARSKVGGAGKISEKIKANNELTTALSRLLLVVERYPDLKANQNFMRLQDELAGTENRIAVERRRYNEAVKTFNIKIRSFPANLLAGMFGFGKADFFEVPESAKATPKVEFK
- a CDS encoding TPM domain-containing protein; the protein is MVKQTKNPSFQLKEFISISLVIILLFLFAPNSFANEIFPKPVGAINDFAGVIQAQYKQPMNSLALEVLEKTGTSVVVATFKSIGDNDPADFASRLYQTWGIGKKGEDKGILILLAVKERRVRIETGYGVEGILPDGLVGEILDKYVVPFLKTDDYGKGLSNAMIAVSTIVARDANISLTGKTPVYKPNPRRTSRGGNLFTLILFFIIMTMLLGTRRGRAMLPFLMLMLLMGGGGRGAGGFGSFGGGFGGFGGGMSGGGGAGRGF